The Triticum aestivum cultivar Chinese Spring chromosome 3A, IWGSC CS RefSeq v2.1, whole genome shotgun sequence genome includes a region encoding these proteins:
- the LOC123058606 gene encoding uncharacterized protein, with the protein MTKGGGSETGGCLCIGAPMRALSRACDSACDLYVRGMSGCATRVPAGAVAGGRGSGFVRSATAVHLWTSSDRADDLVRAGSTKQRRVATADQPADVGAAKKGRLSPVAPAIVPARRKGPAMATIAENGPCDFGACALRPPELRKRATAVGGQGAPGGGFVAVIAGTEAFAARS; encoded by the coding sequence ATGACGAAGGGCGGCGGCAGCGAGACGGGCGGGTGCCTCTGCATCGGGGCGCCGATGCGCGCGCTGTCGCGGGCGTGCGACTCGGCCTGCGACCTCTACGTGCGCGGCATGTCCGGGTGCGCCACCCGCGTGCCGGCGGGGGCGGTGGCAGGCGGCCGCGGCTCCGGCTTTGTCAGATCGGCCACGGCCGTGCACCTGTGGACGAGCTCCGACCGCGCCGACGACCTCGTCCGCGCCGGGTCGACGAAGCAGCGCCGCGTGGCGACGGCCGATCAGCCGGCGGATGTCGGGGCGGCAAAGAAGGGCCGCCTTAGTCCGGTGGCGCCGGCGATCGTGCCGGCTCGGAGGAAGGGGCCGGCGATGGCGACCATCGCCGAGAACGGGCCGTGCGACTTCGGCGCCTGCGCGCTGAGGCCACCGGAGCTGAGGAAGCGCGCCACGGCGGTCGGCGGGCAGGGCGCGCCTGGCGGTGGGTTTGTCGCCGTCATCGCGGGGACCGAGGCCTTCGCGGCTCGATCGTGA